Within Sporosarcina sp. PTS2304, the genomic segment GGGATTCACGATATATATAGAAAAAGCTAAAAATTATTTGAAGAAAAAACGAAAAAAATTAGAACATGAAAAAACAAAAAAGTATTACGAAGAGGAAATCCTTACGTTCACAAAGGATAAGAAAAAAGCTGATCGTTATCTTGATGAACGTCAGGAGGATTTGAATGATACGGAAAGCATCATTCGGGAAACAGAAGCACAACTTGCGAAAGAAGTCATTGATCATCCGCTCTTTGCTAAAGTAAAGCATGAACGTACTATGTTCTCTAACCGACCAATAAAAATTATAATGGAAGAGTATGAAGAGTGGGAACGAAAAGTGTCAGGCTTAGTAGCTGAACAGAATGTAGTCAAACGTGAATTACAAGGCGCAATGGAACAATTGGAAGGTGTAGTACTACAAATTGAAAGTATTACGTTAGACAATCCAATGATTTTGAAAGACGTGGGGGATTTCCCTTCCAACGGGAAAGAACGAATTAGAGCGTGTACTGCAAAATTACCTGCGCTCGAAGCAGCTAAAGAAGATGCAGAGAAAATGGAACGTACAAAGCAAAGGGAAGTCGATCGGCAACAAGGGCGTGTGCAGGTAAAACAATCAGAGGTACAGGATCCGTTAGAATTCCATCAAGCATTATCGATCGAAAATCAAGAATTACAGCTGGCATGGCAAACATGGAGACAGTCTTTTAATTCATTAGAACGTGACAGACTGCATATTTCACAGCAAGTGGAACATTGGCAGAAGATGAAAGAGATATTGCAGAATGATGCAGTCATTCATCAGTTTTTACTAGAAGAAATTAATGCAATCGAATTGTCTAACGAGGAAATGGTGGACTTTAGCTATCATGCCAATAAAAGAATAGTAAAAGTCCGAAAAGATTTAAAAGATTCAGGTCAAATGTATGAAGAGGAAATGTTGAGGGTGGATAAAGAGAGTATGAATTATATCGCTTTTTGTCGCACAACGATTACGGATAGCCGCCTCAAACAGACGGCTGTTCAAGGAATTGAAACAAGAAGTTCTTATCAAGATGTATTGTATTATAAACAACTGTTAGAGAAACGATTGCATACAGCCGAACAATATGCGGAACAACATATTCAGTCTCATGATAAAGAACTGGAACTATTCCTTCGTCATATGAGTACGCATATTCGTAATTTGCGAAATGAATTGCTTACAATTCCTAAAAAAACAGCTGTAAAAATAGAAGATAGCTGGCGTCGAGTCTTTCACATTACGGTTCCTGAATGGCTAGATCATGAAGGGAAACAACTTTTGCGCTCACATATCCATTGGATTCTAGCACAATTGGAATTGGAAGAATATCGTTCAGATGATGGGGAATTAGATCATATAAAAGTGAGGAATCGTTTGGAAAGATGGTTGAACTCACGTCAGTTGCTGCAAGTAGTTCTTCAAAATAAACCGATTCGAATTTCTTGTCATAAAGTGACGAATGATAATAAGATTTCGCGCGCTGCATATACGTGGGAAGAATCAAATAGCTGGTCAGGTGGAGAAAAGTGGAGTAAAAATATGTCTCTCTTTTTAGGCCTTCTCAATTATGTAGCCGAGAAAAAGCAACATATTCAACCACATATGAAGCGGCACCGTTCGGTTATTTTAGATAATCCATTTGGTAAAGCATCTAGTAGTCATGTACTCACACCGGTATTTTTTATTGCAGAACAACTAGGTTTTCAAATCATCACATTGACAGCACATGCGGAAGGAAAGTTCCTCCGAGATTTCTTCCCAGTCGTCTACAGTTGCCGCCTACGCCAAGCGATTGGAAGCGACCGTCAAGTCATGACGACAAAAAAGGCTATCCAATCTGCCTATTTGCGAGACTTGGAGCCAGAGAAATTCGAACGACTAAATCAAGTAGAACAAATAAAGTTATTTGAATAAAATAACCTTTTGGGTATCTGTGCGTGAAACTATCATGTTTCTTACACAGATACCTTTTTCATAGCCGCTATTCCTTCGCTCTTCGATATTTCCATGTAATTCTGATAGTCTTACTTTAACTCTATAATCATTTGTGAAAATAGTGAATCGACTATGTAATTTCCTCATCAAGTAAGCATTCAATAACTTTTACTCAAATTTTATCATTGCTTTACCTTTATCATTCACGTAATAAAATGATACTTTAGTCTTTATTAATATACTATATTCACTATACGATACGAGTGCTATATACCTATTGCGCTAATAGAATTTTACCTGTAAAAGATTAAGATAGGAGTGATTTAAAAAGGGATTTTATATAGATGTAATTACGAGGGGAGCGCAATACATATATGGAGTTAAACGAGGCACTACTACTTTTACTAACGCATGGATTACCCATTTTGTTTTTGACATATATGGCAACAGATATACTCCTTCGTAATAAAAGAAAAACAGAGCACGTGCTATTAAGTCTTATTGCTTGTTGCTTTTTATTATTATTTGTAGAAGAGTTTGTGAGAAACCAAGTCTCTATAAAATATAGTCCTATTCTTTCTTCTCTTTGGTTAAGTAGTGTTGGATCTATTATTCCTGCATTGTGCTTTCACTTTATTATTAAATTTACAGGTTTACATGCTAAATGGCCGCGTTTTCTATATCCGTATATCTTTTATATTCCTTTGATCGTAGTGGTCATAAATATTTTTACAGGTGCCGAAATAATATATACGGAAGATTTTTTTGAAGTCGGAATGTGGAAATATCCTAGTTACAACGAGAGTTATTATATAGCGATGATCGTCAGTACTATAATAGATTGTATGTTTTTACTTCCTTTATGGATTGCAAAATCGAAGACGAAATTGGTAGAACAGCAGGCGATTTATCACCAATTATTAATAGGAGTATGTGTGGCAATTGCACTAAATATTATATTAGGCTTTTTTCCATACATAAATATATTACCGCCTTATCCTTATATATATGCGGGTATCGTTTGGTGTTATTTCCTTCGACGAATTATGAAAAAGTATGATTTTTTGAATTTATACGATAAGCGCTATGAAAAGTTGTTCCAGTTAAATCCTAATGCCATTTTACTTCTTGACTTTCATGGGATAATTCATGAAGCCAATCCTGCAGCAAAACAATTACTTGATCGTTTGAACCTTTCGCAAGAACAGTTATTTTCAGTGCTAAGCGAAGACTTGAAGAATCAGCTTATGAAAGAAAGTCAAATTAAAGATTATGCGTTAAGTATTGAGACCAATGATGTAGAATTTTCATTACTTGTACATGCAGATTATTTACTGGTAGAGAATCAGATGCACATTCTTTTACTTCTTCACGATGTCACGCTACAAAAGCAGTATCAAAGAGAAATCGAGTTTCTTGCATATCATGATGCGTTAACTCGGCTGCCTAATCTCCGATTGTTTACTAAACATTTAGAAAATGCGTTAGAATCGTCTGCAAAACAACAAAAAACACTTAGCTTGTTTTTGCTAGACGTTGATAATTTCAAATGTTTAAACGACACGTACGGCCATCAAGCGGGAGATGAATTGCTTCAAGTGATAGCACGTATATTGCAGCATGCAGTAGATGATATAGGGGAAGTTGCACGACTGGGCGGAGATGAATTTGTTTTATTTTTACGAGACGTACATTCTAGCCAACAGGAGCGATTTATTGAAAGTGTGAAATCGTCGTTCTTACAATATATTTCCAGAAATTATTCAGACATACCAGTTTCACTTAGCATGGGTGTCAGTCAATTTCCTGAAGATGGAACAGATGGACAGACGCTTATCCATTATGCAGATCAAGCTATGTATACCGCGAAGCGAAAGTATAAAGTAGAAGTTTTGGGTTAGATAGGAGAATACAAATAGCCTACTACATGCACTGCGCACGTAGTAGGCTTTTTTTATATACGATCCAGCCACGTTTTCTTCATAAATAATAAAACAGTTCCTTAACAACTGTTGTCACTTTCCGACAAACAGAGCGGTTTTTTCTTGTCGCTTGTAGCCATTGTCATCAGTCTTTTGTCGGGTGTACAATAAAGTAGGAAAGCGGTTACATACTAAACACACTTAATCAATACTATAAATATATTAGCGAGGGAGATAGCATCATGCCATTAGTAAAAGATTTTTTCATCGGTTTATCTAAAAACCAATTATTGAACAAAGCAGCGAAGACATACGGTTTAAAACTAGGTGCACAAAACGTCGTAGCAGGAACGACAATTGCTGAAACGATTGAAAGCATTAAAAAACTAAATGCTCATGGGATTTCTTGTACAGTGGACAACTTGGGTGAGTTTGTTTTTGAAAAAGAGGAAGCGATTAAAGCAAAAGAGCAAATTCTCCAAATGATTGAAGCGATTCATACGGAAGAAGTGGATGCTCATATTTCATTGAAGCCTACACAACTAGGACTTGATATCGACTATGATTTCTGTTTAGAAAACTTGACGGAAATTGTGAAAAAAGCAAACGAGTACGATATCTTTATCAATCTGGATATGGAAGATCATCTCCACTTACAGCCGTCGTTTGATCTTTTAGATGAGTTGTCAAAAACATACGATAATGTAGGAACAGTTATTCAAGCATATTTTTATCGTGCAGAAGATGATATCGAAAAGTATAAAAATTTCCGTTTGCGTATTGTAAAAGGTGCGTATAAAGAGACGGAAGAGCATGCGTATCAAACGAAAGAAGAAATTGATGCGAACTTTATTCGATTGATCGAATGGCATTTACAACATGGGAAATTTACATCGATTGCGACGCATGATCATCATGTCATCAATCATGTAAAGCGATTCGCTAAAGAACATAATATCCCGAATGAACAATATGAATTCCAAATGCTATACGGATTCCGTAAAGAACTTCAATTGCAACTAGCGCAAGAAGGCTATAACTTTACGACGTATGTACCGTTTGGAAATGACTGGTACGGCTATTTCATGCGTCGCTTAGCTGAAAGACCGCAAAACTTGAATTTAGTTGTGAAACAAACATTTACAAAAAAGAATAATGTATTGATTGGCTTAACGGCAGGGGCATTTTTACTTGGCAGACTTACGAAGAAAAAATAATATGGATATCTCGAGATTTATACTGTGGATGTTCAAGGCGAATTAAGACTACAGTAGAAGTATTATGTAATTGAATTAGAGGCTGTCATGAATCTATCGCTTGCGTGACAGCCTTTGTTTTTCAAAATATTCTGTATTAACTATGTTATAGTGTAGTTAATATTAAAAATAGAAAGGAGTTTCGCTATGTCCAATGAAATGTATCAGTTAATCGCTATTGTTGTGTATATGTCTGCCATGATTTTTATCGGTTGGTATGCGTATAAACGTACGTCTAATCTGACTGATTACATGCTGGGGGGGCGTTCACTCGGACCTTTAGTTACTGCACTAAGCGCAGGAGCTGCAGATATGTCCGGTTGGTTATTGATGGGACTTCCAGGTGCTATTTTCATGAACGGATTGGTCGAGACGTGGATTGCGATCGGTTTGACACTTGGTGCGTATTTAAACTACGTTCTTGTTGCACCTCGTCTGCGAGCGTATACACAAGTTTCAGGGGATTCCATTACAATTCCGAGTTACTTGGAGAGTCGTTTGAAAGACAAGTCCCGCTTGCTTCGTATTGTTTCAGGTATTGTTATATTGATTTTCTTTACATTTTACGTTTCTTCTGGAATGGTAGCAGGAGGGAAATTTTTCCTTAGTTCATTTGGTTTGGACTATCACGTTGGGTTACTGATTGTTTCAGCTGTCGTCATCTTTTATACGCTGTTCGGCGGATTTTTGGCGGTCAGCTATACCGACGTCGTGCAAGGCGTTATTATGTTCTTCTCCCTATTGCTAGTTCCGATTTTTGGTCTCTTTCTGACAGGTGGTTTTCAAGAAACAACACAAAGTATTCGTGCAGTAGATCCGCAATTGCTGAACTTTGTTTCGGGGGCTTCTTTCCTCGGTATCTTATCGGCAGTAGCGTGGGGTCTTGGGTACTTTGGTCAACCACACATAATTGTTCGTTTCATGGCTATCAGTTCAGTGAAAGAAATTAAAAAAGCTAAGCGCATCGGTATTGGTTGGATGATTTTGAGTTTGTTTGGAGCGGTAGGAACGGCACTCGTCGGTATCGCGTACTACCAACAAAATAATACGACACTTGCAGATGCGGAAACGGTATTTATCGTGCTCGGTCAGATCCTTTTCCACCCGTTCATCGGCGGGGTAGTATTGGCGGCTGTTTTAGCAGCTGTTATGAGTACGATTTCATCCCAACTGATCGTAACATCTTCTGCTTTAATCGAGGATTTATACAAAGCAGTAATTAAAACAGATGCATCAGATAAGCAGTATGTTTTCTACGGTCGGATGGCAGTATTGATCGTTTCGATCGTGGCGATGTTCTTGGCATGGCCGAATAACGAATCAATTTTGAGCATCGTGTCGTTTGCTTGGGCAGGATTCGGAGCCTCATTTGGACCAATCATCTTACTTTCATTGTATTGGAGAAAGATTACGGCAAAAGGAGCGCTTGCAGGTATTATTGCAGGAGCGGTTACAGTCTTGATCTGGGGAAATATCGACATACTTAAAACAACATTGTATGAAATTGTACCAGGTTTCATTATTTGTTTCGTCGTTACGTATGTTGTCAGTTTGCTGACGTATCGTCCGAATGCGGAAATCGACAAAGAGTTTACGGATGCGATGGAGTTATTGCAGAAGGATAAATAATATATCAAATCTGTTGTTTATTCGAAGGAACGAATTGGCTTTTGGAAATGAGATGCTTTTGACTAGGGTAAGGGAGTTAGTGTTCGTCCAGAAGTTGGAGTGGAGTAAGTGACTTCTCCTTTGCAGTAAAGAAAAATAGTGTACGTGTGAGGATTCTCCCTACAGAACCGGACGCTTTCCTGAGGGTGCGCGGCGGACTCGCCAGAAGTGCATTGGCGATTACGCCTGTCGCACTGATCCTCCAGGAGTCGCCGGTTCTTCCGGGAGAATCCTTGAGGTTGTGTCGGGAAGTCAGTTGGTGTTCGTCCATAAGTTGGAGTGGCGGAAGTGACTTCTCCAGTGCAGTGCAGAAAAGTAGTGTACGTGTGAGGATTCTCCCTACAGAACCGGACGCTTTCCTGAGGGTGCGCGGCGGACTCGCCAGAAGTGCATTGGCGATTACGCCTGTCGCACTGATCCTCCAGGAGTCGCCGGTTCTTCCGGGAGAATCCTTGAGGTTGTGTCCGTAAGTCAGTTCGTGTTCGTCCAGAAATAGAGTATGGTAAGTTCTGCTTCCTAAACTGTGTGGTGAAGCTTTGGATTGCCTGAGTGAATGCATATAGAGTCATTGCTTTTTCAGCTCAGTTCATCGAAACAGTCATAGTAGCTAGTAATACGTCACCACTTTTTAACTATAAAAACTATCGCATTGTATCAGACAAGTCTATTTACTTGGTCTTTCACTACCTACAAAGAGTGATCAACCTGTCTTGCACACACTAAGTATGGCTTGCGCTGGAAGACGATCGACTCCGGGAGGATTAAGGACGACAGGTGTAACCCGCAGTGCACTTTTGCGGGGTCCACCGCGTCCCCTCCGGAAAGCGTATCGTCTGGAAGCGCAAGCTGCATGACTCTTCAAGTCAGCCTTACCCCATTTTACATAAAGCAACTGTTCTCAACTTATATAGCAAGCGAAGTAACGGGTGAATGACCTGTTGCTTCGCTTTTTTCGCTTAACTATACACATTCTTCAATTCGCAGTATGATGGAAGGTGAATACAGAATATGCAGTAAAGGATGAGCCCCCATGAGCGAGTTAATGAAAAAACTACAGAATATGACCGACCTAGACGATATTGCCGAACTCATGAGCATATTTCTTCAAAAACCTATTATTATTGAGAACAAACAATTTTCCTTATTGGCGTACAGTTCACAACAAATCGAGTTGTTTGATGACGCGAATAAGTCAACGATATTTACGAAGCAGTGGCCCCTTTCAATAGTAGAGGCATTTATGGACGCCGGTATCATTCATCAATTGGAAACTGTCAAGGGACCTTTTCGTGTACCGCGCATGGAAAGCATTGGTCTCAATCCACGTACGGTAGTGAGCGCCACATATAACGGTCGTGTCTATGGCTATATTTGGGTTCGTGAAACAGATGGACCGTTACCAGATGAACAGCTTACCTTTTTAGATGAAGCTTCTATTCATATAGGACGACTGTTACATCAGGAAAGCCACCTGAAAGAGAGAGAAGAAGAAAAGACGACTCGTTTTTACAAGAAGTTGTTAGACCATACATTCCAAACAAAAGAAGAAATTACGAAAGAAGCTGCTTTTTTACCTGGCACGCTTCCAACTTCACTCGCAGTGGCAATGTTTTCTCTTTTGCCAGAAGACGAAAAAAGAGTAGCTGAACTGCTAGAAACCACTTCGCTATTCATCAGTGCGCTTAATGAACAGGCGGTGTTATTTACAGATGGATTGTCTATCGTGTGCATAATGGGTACCAGTTCTTCTCCCGCTGATCTATCGACGACGATGGAAAGACTTGTGCGTACAGTGCTCAATCAGTTCAAATCACTTTCTATCTACGCGGGGATTGGAGAAGTATATAATGGTCTGCATCAACTTAGAAACAGTTATGTAGAAGCTCAAAAAGTAATACAGACAGCAAAATTTTTAGGAGATGCTTCTACAGTTCCTGTCTTATACCGGAAGCTCGGTGTCCTACGTCATTTACAAACTATTTCAGAAGCTGTTGAAGAAGAGCATTATGTGAATAAAGATTTACTAATTCTTCAACGTAAAGATCAAGACAGTCAAGCTGATTTATTGCGTACTTTGGAAGTGTATTTAACAGCGCATTGCCGGATTAAAGCTGCAGCAGACGAACTGTTTATTCATACCAACACGTTAAAATACCGGTTACGACAAATTATGCAATTGACTTCTATCACTTTCGATGATTTTAACCGTAATTGCCAGCTGTATATTGATTTGCAATTAATGAAAAGTAAAAACAAATAACTAATAATGTACAACGTGAAAAACTCCGTATCCAGTCAACCGTGGATACGGAATTTTTATAGTGCTCTATTTATTACTCTACACTTGTTTGATCGATCCAGTCTTTTCCTTCCAAGTGTCGTGTGACCAGCATACTTGCGACTGTATCACCCGTAGAGTTTACCATCGTAGCCGGAGGGTCAACTACTACTCCGATTGCTGAAATGATAGGAAGTGCCTGTATTGGCAAGCCGTAAAACGTTACGATCACCATCTCGCCGATAAATCCGCCACCTGGAATCCCACTCATTACCACACCTGATAATAAGGCAATTGCAATCGCGGTTAGGAATGTACTGATTCCAGTGAACTCCATATTAAACACGCCAAATACGAAAGCGATTTTCAAGATGGCTGATAAACAAGACCCGTCCATGTGAATCGTTGCCCCAAGCGGTAAGACGGTTTCACGAATATCTTTTGGTACCCCAATCTTTTTCGCTGCTTGTAAGTTGATTGGCATAGCCGCAAAACTACTTCCTGTTCCGAGAGCCGTAGCTGCTGGTGCTAAAATGTTTTTCCAAAAGCGAGTAACTCCTTTTTTTCCGCCTGCAATAAACGCATATAGTGTAAATCCAATCGCAAAGTATAAAATAGCTACTGGGTAATAAAGAATAAATGCCTGTGCGTAATCACCTATGAGCTCGCCGCCAAAATCACCAATTAATGCCGCGAAGTAAGCTCCTAACCCAATAGGTGCATAGTACATAATCAACTGGATAACTTTCATGAAAATTTCAGAGCCACTTTCTAAAAATCGCGCAAACGGTCTCCCGGCTTCACCCGACAAACCAGTAGCAGTGCCCAGAATGACGGAAAATACAATCAGTGCCAACATGTTTTTACGAGAAAATAATTCAACAAAGTCAGGAACAGTAAACGTGTTCACAAGTTGATCTGCCAAAGCAATTTGCTCTACGTTTTCTGGTGTTTCTAGAGGAATAGAGACGCCAACTCCTACAGGAACTAAAATAACAGCCGCTAACATCGTAATAGATGCGAGTATGCCCGTAATAATGAATACAGTCAACATAGTCCCCATAATTCTTCCTAGCCTTTTTATACTGTCCATATTAGCAACTGCAGACGCAATAGAGAAAAACACGAGAGGTACGACGACCATGAATAGTAGGTTTAAAAACAAGTCCCCAAACGGTTTAATAACACTTGCCTTTTCACCAAAAATTAATCCAATAATGGATCCAATAATTATTGAAGATAATAAAATGAGGGGAAACCTGTAGGCTTTTAATTTACTCAATCTATAACAGCTCCTTTTCTTATGAAAGTACTTATAGTTGTTTGTTACAGCTGATATATGTAAGGTGATGGATCTTTCCCCATCATAGCTTCGTCAAACATATTACCTCATTCATTCCAATAAAAGATTCCTTCTGCAGTTGTTTCGGCAGGACCTTTCATCAAAACATGGCCAGTAGTATCCCATGTAATGTGTAAATCTCCACCGCTTAAATGGACGGTAATTTCAGCATTTCTTTGTACAAAGCCGTTTAAAGTAGATGCAATAACTGCTGCACAGGCACCTGTTCCACAAGCTTCAGTAATGCCTGAGCCTCTCTCCCACACTCTAAAGTTTATTTCCTTGTCAGAAACAATCTCAACAAACTCGACATTTGTCCGTTCAGGGAAGCGTGGATCTTCCGTGATCAAAGAACCTAATTTCTGCAACGGTACCTCTTCAATAGCATCTACGAAAAAGACAGCATTTGGATTTCCTATAAATACTGCAGTTATTTGAAGATGATGTTCGGCTATTTGGAAGTCTTCTCCGATTACTTGATCATTGCTTGGACCGAGCATAGGGATTTGGCTTCTTTTCAATAGGGGAGGTCCCATATCGACTGTCACTTGTTCCACCATTTCCCGGCTCCCGAGCACTTCAGCCGTAACAAGTGCAGCTTTTGTTTCTATTTGAAATATCTTGTCTTTGACGAGATGGTTTTCGTATGCGTACTTTGCTACGCAACGTAAGCCGTTGCCGCAACTTTGTCCTTCTGAGCCATCTTTATTAAAAATTCTCATTCCGACATCTGCTACGTCGCTTGGATGGATGAGAATGAGCCCATCTGATCCAATTCCTGTATTCACGTTAGAAATATCTATTGCTAGTTTTTGAAAGATTGATTCATGAAACGTATGTGTAAACAAGTTAAGGTAAATATAGTTGTTTCCGATGCCGTGCATTTTTGTGAATGGGATAATCATTACAGATCCTCGCTTTTAGTCGGTAAGAGTAGTTATAGTACAAACAAGTCATCGTTAAATAATGTATGGTTTGCGTAGAGAGAAGGAGAGCCTCCCGTATGGACGAAAAGCACGTTCTGATCTTTCGTAAAGACGCCTTTTCGAATCAAGTCTATGAGACCAGCCATCACTTTACCAGTATACACTGAATCTAATAGTATGCCTTCTGTTCTCGCAAGCATTTGTACAGCTTCTATCATGCCGTTAGTTGGAATTGTATAGCCTTCACCAACATACTGGTCATAACAATGCACACTATTTGCAGTAATGTCTTCTGGTATCTGTAGAAAACGGGTTGTCTTCTTTACTAACTCTATAATCTTTGGAACTTGTGTTTCATTAGGTCTGGAAACGTTAATGCCAGTTACTTTAATCGGTGCGCTGTTCCCGTTAAAACCGACGATCAAGCCGGCTTGAGTACCACCGCTACCACTTGCAACCACTACGTGATCCATTACAAGATTGCTGTCAAACGTTTGTTGGAGT encodes:
- a CDS encoding GGDEF domain-containing protein, with product MELNEALLLLLTHGLPILFLTYMATDILLRNKRKTEHVLLSLIACCFLLLFVEEFVRNQVSIKYSPILSSLWLSSVGSIIPALCFHFIIKFTGLHAKWPRFLYPYIFYIPLIVVVINIFTGAEIIYTEDFFEVGMWKYPSYNESYYIAMIVSTIIDCMFLLPLWIAKSKTKLVEQQAIYHQLLIGVCVAIALNIILGFFPYINILPPYPYIYAGIVWCYFLRRIMKKYDFLNLYDKRYEKLFQLNPNAILLLDFHGIIHEANPAAKQLLDRLNLSQEQLFSVLSEDLKNQLMKESQIKDYALSIETNDVEFSLLVHADYLLVENQMHILLLLHDVTLQKQYQREIEFLAYHDALTRLPNLRLFTKHLENALESSAKQQKTLSLFLLDVDNFKCLNDTYGHQAGDELLQVIARILQHAVDDIGEVARLGGDEFVLFLRDVHSSQQERFIESVKSSFLQYISRNYSDIPVSLSMGVSQFPEDGTDGQTLIHYADQAMYTAKRKYKVEVLG
- a CDS encoding proline dehydrogenase family protein, translating into MPLVKDFFIGLSKNQLLNKAAKTYGLKLGAQNVVAGTTIAETIESIKKLNAHGISCTVDNLGEFVFEKEEAIKAKEQILQMIEAIHTEEVDAHISLKPTQLGLDIDYDFCLENLTEIVKKANEYDIFINLDMEDHLHLQPSFDLLDELSKTYDNVGTVIQAYFYRAEDDIEKYKNFRLRIVKGAYKETEEHAYQTKEEIDANFIRLIEWHLQHGKFTSIATHDHHVINHVKRFAKEHNIPNEQYEFQMLYGFRKELQLQLAQEGYNFTTYVPFGNDWYGYFMRRLAERPQNLNLVVKQTFTKKNNVLIGLTAGAFLLGRLTKKK
- the putP gene encoding sodium/proline symporter PutP, producing the protein MSNEMYQLIAIVVYMSAMIFIGWYAYKRTSNLTDYMLGGRSLGPLVTALSAGAADMSGWLLMGLPGAIFMNGLVETWIAIGLTLGAYLNYVLVAPRLRAYTQVSGDSITIPSYLESRLKDKSRLLRIVSGIVILIFFTFYVSSGMVAGGKFFLSSFGLDYHVGLLIVSAVVIFYTLFGGFLAVSYTDVVQGVIMFFSLLLVPIFGLFLTGGFQETTQSIRAVDPQLLNFVSGASFLGILSAVAWGLGYFGQPHIIVRFMAISSVKEIKKAKRIGIGWMILSLFGAVGTALVGIAYYQQNNTTLADAETVFIVLGQILFHPFIGGVVLAAVLAAVMSTISSQLIVTSSALIEDLYKAVIKTDASDKQYVFYGRMAVLIVSIVAMFLAWPNNESILSIVSFAWAGFGASFGPIILLSLYWRKITAKGALAGIIAGAVTVLIWGNIDILKTTLYEIVPGFIICFVVTYVVSLLTYRPNAEIDKEFTDAMELLQKDK
- a CDS encoding CdaR family transcriptional regulator, with the protein product MSELMKKLQNMTDLDDIAELMSIFLQKPIIIENKQFSLLAYSSQQIELFDDANKSTIFTKQWPLSIVEAFMDAGIIHQLETVKGPFRVPRMESIGLNPRTVVSATYNGRVYGYIWVRETDGPLPDEQLTFLDEASIHIGRLLHQESHLKEREEEKTTRFYKKLLDHTFQTKEEITKEAAFLPGTLPTSLAVAMFSLLPEDEKRVAELLETTSLFISALNEQAVLFTDGLSIVCIMGTSSSPADLSTTMERLVRTVLNQFKSLSIYAGIGEVYNGLHQLRNSYVEAQKVIQTAKFLGDASTVPVLYRKLGVLRHLQTISEAVEEEHYVNKDLLILQRKDQDSQADLLRTLEVYLTAHCRIKAAADELFIHTNTLKYRLRQIMQLTSITFDDFNRNCQLYIDLQLMKSKNK
- a CDS encoding dicarboxylate/amino acid:cation symporter yields the protein MSKLKAYRFPLILLSSIIIGSIIGLIFGEKASVIKPFGDLFLNLLFMVVVPLVFFSIASAVANMDSIKRLGRIMGTMLTVFIITGILASITMLAAVILVPVGVGVSIPLETPENVEQIALADQLVNTFTVPDFVELFSRKNMLALIVFSVILGTATGLSGEAGRPFARFLESGSEIFMKVIQLIMYYAPIGLGAYFAALIGDFGGELIGDYAQAFILYYPVAILYFAIGFTLYAFIAGGKKGVTRFWKNILAPAATALGTGSSFAAMPINLQAAKKIGVPKDIRETVLPLGATIHMDGSCLSAILKIAFVFGVFNMEFTGISTFLTAIAIALLSGVVMSGIPGGGFIGEMVIVTFYGLPIQALPIISAIGVVVDPPATMVNSTGDTVASMLVTRHLEGKDWIDQTSVE
- the dapF gene encoding diaminopimelate epimerase — its product is MIIPFTKMHGIGNNYIYLNLFTHTFHESIFQKLAIDISNVNTGIGSDGLILIHPSDVADVGMRIFNKDGSEGQSCGNGLRCVAKYAYENHLVKDKIFQIETKAALVTAEVLGSREMVEQVTVDMGPPLLKRSQIPMLGPSNDQVIGEDFQIAEHHLQITAVFIGNPNAVFFVDAIEEVPLQKLGSLITEDPRFPERTNVEFVEIVSDKEINFRVWERGSGITEACGTGACAAVIASTLNGFVQRNAEITVHLSGGDLHITWDTTGHVLMKGPAETTAEGIFYWNE